A window of the Carassius gibelio isolate Cgi1373 ecotype wild population from Czech Republic chromosome B16, carGib1.2-hapl.c, whole genome shotgun sequence genome harbors these coding sequences:
- the LOC127975059 gene encoding protein Jumonji, with product MNRERPKRNIIQKKFDDNDGIPWSEERVVRRVLYLSLKEFKTAQKSKVENGTGIVNGSFANGHLNGSGAKAGLFAGNCKSDRTQHAVQSKDCSHEYSIEGPVRKKPRLQAQRKFAQSHPCSPNATPLKMLEAMPPSPAKFNHLTKRKPKTEDFLTFLCLRGSPALPSNMAYFGSAKDDEDVDDEEDEEEEEYSVSNAPASCQSTPRKSKGPNKCITNGHVFNGHTRAALEHESSLRARGRDGVHGKEKNSVASARTSTTHNLRPNRAVQEQKQQASKMNGTSGASAVSSRKTRELRSPPTKAVKYPKGHVTYTKARLLKEAKLSLSTHTRHNHTHTHPQHSNSGKAQTSHAKMQKQVLSPATAGRLCGTDTFPPRRNGLRPLKRQLELARDSLTGAEVEVKRVKVQVVPLETRSRKAAQEMPVRSQVAGSQRPKRASAGKLMFTKQMHCKANVLAKNSPTTSTQDILKPANSPKISETPKTSNSPKQGNPSYTTEPLNQAEPKERGRRSSEVTEVPVFYPSTRDFHDPLTYVEFVRGQAEAYGLYRVVPPADWRPECKLKEEMRFVSYVQHVHKLGRRWGPNVQQLACIRRHLRTQGINTEEPPLIGGCELDLARFFQILNEMGGMQQVTDLKTWGRLADLLGIPRSAQDRLAKLQEAYCQYLLSYDSLSPAQRAQLEKEVLAEKEALEKRSGPLEGQGDISQHAALLLPRCEPKNGLVNGALHRSRAREHLRELDPMTKTTRPRRLEKKGDDEGVINEHHKCIHRGKSFSLTTFYRAARNTMNMCFSKEPDTAEVEREYWRLVEEKECHVAVHCGRVDTKTHGSGFPVGKSEPFSKHGWNLTVLPNNSGSILRHLGAVPGVTIPWLNIGMVFSTSCWCRDQNSLPYIDYLHTGADCIWYCIPPEEKSKLDKVVHTLLQANGTPGLEMLERNIMISPEVLRRKGVKVYRTVQQSGQFMVCFPGTFVSKVCCGYSVSETVHFANPQWMKLGYEAAKDLKRRRIEEPFSTEKLLYQITTCERDNKQLMNAVSSLIRDLRDAEISQRKDLFEAGLRLSARYGTNCESQADKKKQQRSRFTEDTADRRCQVCQHLCYLSMVVHESDNVVFCLECAIRYIQKRRSPRGLKMMFRYTEEQIDGLVNRVCGRALEKAGMKQKVISPIKTPPAKRSPRNKSSALIPLSSGRS from the exons GATGATAACGATGGGATCCCGTGGTCAGAGGAGAGAGTGGTCCGCCGGGTGCTCTACCTCTCACTTAAAGAGTTTAAGACTGCTCAGAAGAGCAAAGTGGAGAATGGCACTGGAATAGTTAATG GCTCCTTTGCAAATGGTCATTTGAATGGTTCGGGGGCTAAAGCTGGGCTGTTTGCTGGAAACTGTAAGTCAGACCGGACACAACATGCAGTTCAGAGCAAAGACTGCAGCCATGAGTACTCAATAGAGGGACCTGTCAGAAAGAA GCCAAGACTGCAGGCTCAGAGGAAGTTTGCTCAGTCTCATCCCTGTTCTCCCAATGCCACCCCGCTGAAAATGCTGGAGGCCATGCCCCCGAGTCCAGCCAAGTTCAACCATCTCACAAAACGCAAACCTAAAACCGAAGACTTCCTTACCTTCCTCTGCCTAAGAG GCTCTCCTGCGTTGCCCAGCAACATGGCATACTTTGGTAGTGCTAAAGATGATGAAGATGTAGATGatgaagaggatgaggaagaggaagaatacAGTGTTAGCAATGCCCCTGCTTCCTGCCAGTCCACTCCACGCAAGAGTAAAGGACCCAACAAATGCATCACCAATGGTCATG TATTTAATGGACATACACGAGCTGCTTTGGAACACGAGAGCAGTTTAAGGGCCAGAGGAAGAGACGGGGTTCATGGGAAGGAGAAGAATTCTGTAGCATCAGCTAGGACCTCCACTACACACAATCTGCGACCCAACAGGGCTGTACAAGAACAAAAACAACAG GCCTCCAAAATGAACGGAACTTCAGGAGCATCCGCTGTCAGTTCTAGGAAGACGAGAGAACTCCGTAGTCCCCCGACCAAAGCTGTGAAATACCCCAAGGGCCACGTGACCTACACCAAAGCCAGACTGCTCAAAGAGGCCAAGCTCagcctgagcacacacacacgccacaaccacacacacacacaccctcagcaCTCCAACTCAGGAAAAGCCCAAACCAGCCACGCCAAGATGCAAAAACAGGTGCTATCACCAGCAACTGCTGGGAGGCTGTGTGGGACGGACACTTTCCCACCCAGACGAAATGGACTGAGACCGTTAAAGAGGCAGTTGGAGTTAGCCAGGGATAGTCTGACCGGAGCAGAGGTCGAGGTTAAGAGGGTCAAAGTGCAAGTGGTTCCCTTGGAGACACGGAGTAGGAAAGCAGCTCAGGAGATGCCGGTGAGATCGCAAGTGGCAGGATCACAGCGGCCCAAAAGGGCCTCGGCGGGGAAGCTCATGTTCACCAAACAGATGCACTGTAAAGCCAACGTTCTGGCCAAGAACAGCCCCACTACCTCAACTCAAGACATTTTGAAGCCAGCCAACTCCCCCAAAATATCAGAGACCCCCAAAACAAGCAATTCTCCTAAACAAGGCAATCCTTCTTATACGACTGAGCCCCTCAACCAAGCTGAGCCTAAAGAGCGAGGCCGGCGCAGCTCGGAGGTCACGGAGGTTCCCGTTTTCTATCCCAGCACACGCGACTTCCACGATCCGCTGACTTACGTGGAGTTTGTGCGGGGGCAAGCGGAGGCGTATGGGTTGTATCGGGTTGTTCCGCCGGCGGATTGGCGTCCTGAGTGTAAGCTTAAAGAGGAGATGCGCTTCGTCTCGTACGTGCAGCATGTGCACAAGCTGGGCAGGCGCTGGGGCCCCAATGTACAGCAACTGGCCTGCATCAGGAGACACCTGCGGACACAAGGCATTAATACAGAAGAGCCTCCGCTTATAG GGGGCTGTGAGCTGGACCTGGCCAGATTCTTCCAGATCCTCAATGAAATGGGGGGAATGCAGCAGGTGACAGACCTGAAGACTTGGGGCCGTCTCGCTGATCTGCTGGGCATCCCACGCTCGGCTCAAGACCGGCTGGCCAAGCTCCAGGAGGCGTACTGCCAATACCTGCTCTCCTACGACTCCCTGTCCCCAGCCCAGAGGGCCCAGCTGGAGAAGGAAGTGCTGGCAGAGAAAGAGGCCCTGGAGAAAAGAAGTGGGCCCCTAGAGGGCCAGGGAGACATATCCCAGCATGCTGCTCTGCTGCTTCCACGCTGCGAGCCCAAAAATGGGCTGGTGAACGGAGCGTTGCACCGCAGCAGAGCGCGTGAGCACCTCAGAGAGCTGGACCCCATGACGAAGACCACCCGGCCGAGAAGATTAGAGAAGAAAGGGGATGATGAAGGGGTGATAAATGAACATCACAAGTGCATACACAGG GGAAAGTCGTTCTCTCTGACGACGTTCTACAGGGCAGCCAGGAACACTATGAACATGTGCTTCAGCAAAGAGCCAGACACTGCTGAAGTTGAG AGGGAGTACTGGAGACTGGTTGAGGAAAAGGAATGCCATGTTGCTGTCCACTGTGGGAGGGTTGACACAAAGACTCATGGGAGTGGATTTCCTGTGGGAAAGTCTGAGCCATTTTCAAA GCATGGATGGAATCTTACTGTCCTTCCCAATAACTCAGGATCCATCTTACGTCATCTTGGTGCTGTGCCAG GAGTGACCATCCCCTGGCTGAACATAGGCATGGTCTTTTCTACCTCATGCTGGTGTCGGGACCAGAACAGCCTTCCGTATATCGATTACCTACACACTGGTGCTGACTGCATTTG GTACTGTATTCCACCTGAAGAGAAATCAAAACTTGACAAAGTAGTACACACACTGCTACAGGCTAATGGCACTCCAGGGCTGGAGATGCTAGAGAGGAACATTATG ATTTCTCCAGAGGTGCTCCGTCGAAAGGGGGTGAAAGTGTACCGGACTGTGCAACAGAGTGGTCAGTTCATGGTATGTTTCCCAGGAACCTTTGTGTCTAAGGTGTGTTGTGGCTACAGTGTCTCTGAGACAGTACACTTCGCCAACCCCCAGTGGATGAAGCTGGGCTACGAGGCAGCTAAG GACCTTAAACGGCGTCGTATAGAAGAGCCTTTCTCCACAGAGAAACTGCTCTACCAGATCACCACATGTGAGCGGGACAACAAGCAGCTCATGAATGCAGTCTCCAGTCTCATCAGAGATCTCAG GGATGCAGAGATTAGCCAGCGCAAGGATCTGTTCGAGGCCGGGCTCCGTCTGTCGGCGCGCTACGGCACAAACTGCGAGTCTCAAGCAGACAAGAAGAAGCAGCAGCGCTCGAGATTTACAGAAGACACGGCTGACAGGCGCTGCCAAGTGTGTCAGCATCTGTGTTACCTCTCCATG GTTGTTCACGAGAGTGACAATGTGGTTTTCTGTTTGGAATGTGCTATTCGATACATCCAGAAGCGCAGGTCCCCCCGTGGTCTCAAGATGATGTTTCGTTACACTGAG GAGCAGATCGACGGTCTGGTGAATCGAGTGTGTGGCAGAGCCCTGGAGAAGGCTGGAATGAAGCAGAAAGTCATCAGCCCCATCAAGACCCCACCAGCAAAACGAAGCCCCAGAAACAAGAGCTCCGCCCTGATCCCCCTCTCCAGCGGCCGCTCCTAA